A window from Aquipuribacter hungaricus encodes these proteins:
- a CDS encoding ferritin-like fold-containing protein — protein sequence MAPHAPVVDLLGALAYGELTAFSRLAGDAELAPSLADKVALAQVAATEFRHYEALARRISGLGAQPQEAMAPFVAPVDAFHDRTAPNDWLEGLVKAYVGDGIATDFYREISAFVDAETRDLVHLVLEDAGHTEVVAGAVRAAVDRDPRLAGRLALWARRLVGEALSQAQRVAVDRDGLAALLVGTEDQPGADLAEIGHMFARIMDRHGERMKVLGLAA from the coding sequence ATGGCCCCGCACGCGCCCGTCGTCGACCTCCTGGGCGCCCTGGCGTACGGCGAGCTGACCGCCTTCAGCAGGCTCGCCGGCGACGCCGAGCTGGCCCCCAGCCTGGCCGACAAGGTGGCGCTGGCGCAGGTTGCGGCCACCGAGTTCCGCCACTACGAGGCCCTCGCCCGGCGCATCTCCGGGCTCGGCGCGCAGCCGCAGGAGGCGATGGCGCCGTTCGTCGCCCCCGTCGACGCCTTCCACGACCGCACGGCGCCGAACGACTGGCTCGAGGGGCTGGTCAAGGCCTACGTGGGAGACGGGATCGCCACCGACTTCTACCGGGAGATCTCCGCGTTCGTCGACGCCGAGACCCGCGACCTGGTGCACCTCGTGCTCGAGGACGCCGGCCACACCGAGGTCGTCGCCGGCGCGGTGCGGGCGGCCGTCGACCGGGACCCTCGCCTCGCCGGCCGGCTCGCGCTGTGGGCCCGCCGCCTGGTCGGCGAGGCGCTCAGCCAGGCGCAGCGGGTCGCCGTCGACCGCGACGGGCTGGCGGCGCTGCTCGTCGGGACCGAGGACCAGCCCGGCGCCGACCTGGCCGAGATCGGCCACATGTTCGCCCGGATCATGGACCGCCACGGCGAGCGCATGAAGGTGCTCGGCCTCGCTGCCTGA